The DNA sequence TCCTTGGCCTGATCGGGATCGGCATTCTGGCGCTGTGCCTGGAAGCGATCATCGACTGCCTCCAGGAGCCCGTTCTTCCCGAGCCGCCCGCTGTCCCTGAGCCGGAACCCGAGCCCGAACCCGAACCTGCGCCCGAACCACCGCCGCCGCCGAAACAGAACCTGCCGACGGATCTCGCAGCAGTCCCCGAACCACCACCGCCGCCGAAGCAAAATATCCAGGTAGAGGAACCAGTCGCGGGCGGGGCTAGAAAGGCAGGGCAGTGGTAATGGACTTTGAAGAGTTTTCGCGTCAGTTCCGGGAGCGCACCGCACAGCGGATGGTGGAGTTCGAAAAAGCTCTCGCGCAGGCACAAAAACGGGTGGAAAAGTCGGTGGAGGCGCCAAAGCCAGCGGCCACCAACTACCACAACACCCCCCGAAAGCCAGCCGCTCGGGGCCGGGTCCAGGGGGTGCTGCGAAAGAACTAGCGCGCTGACAACGGTGCGCTACAGCGCAGCCTTGTCGGCGAGCTCCTCGCCATCGAAGGACTGCACGTGCTTGGCCTCCGCAAGAGGGGCGGCAAAGTCGGAGTACTTCTTCTCGCCGCCGAGCTCGTGCAAGAGGAAGCCGGTGAGCAGACCGCGGGCCGTGTCCTGCGCGGAGTACTGCGGCAGGCCCAAGCCGAAGCTGAATTGGAAGAGGGCGTCTTCGGTGAAGCCGGCCTGATTGCCGTTGGTGATCTCGCGGTAGGCGACGGGTCCGCCCCAGTTGAGGGCGACCTTGGGGGGATTACCGGCGTCGAAAAGCTCATTGCGGCCCGAGCCGATGACCAGGCCGGGGGCCTGAACGTAGCGGGCGGCCTCCGTCGAGGAGGGCGTGGTCACGGCCGGGTAGAGCGCACCGACGGCCTTGACGGTCGGATTATTGGCGGCCATGAGGACCGCAGCGCCTGCTCCCATGCCGTGCCCGGCGACGCCGAGCTTGCCGGGGGAGACGGTGACCTTGCCGTGGCCGAGCTTCACGCCAGCCGCGATCTGGAGGCAGGTTTCCAAGTCTGCGGAGAAGCCGCGATGATCAGGGGCGATCCCCCGCTCGGTATCGGGGGCGGTGACGACGATTCCCCAGCTGGCTAGGTGGCGCAGGGTGGCGTGGTAGTTCTTCACCGACTTGGTCCAGTCGTGGCCAAAAGCGATCGCCGGAACACCTTTACCTTCCGCCGGGGTATAGACCTTACCCGGCAGGCCGGCGTAGTTGAGGTCACCGACGAGCACGCGATGCGGGCCCCGCTTGGATAGTTGGGCCAGGTGCTTTTTCAGATTCGCAGACACGACCACCACGATAGTGGAAGATCACCGGTGGGACCGCAAAACTCCGCCGGTTTGACCATCTCCGCTACAGTCATCGTCATGTGTGGAATTGTTGGATATGTCGGTCACCGACAAGGACTAAACCTGGCGCTGGAAGCACTGCGCCGTATGGAATACCGCGGGTACGACTCCTCGGGCATTGCTGTCGCGGGAGTTGACGCTGACGGCGACCAGGTCATCAATATGGTCAAGCGGGCGGGGAAGCTCGCCAATTTGGAAGACAAGATCTCGGAAGTCGGGGCGGACAACCTCGAGGGCACCACCGCTATTGGCCATACTCGCTGGGCCACGCACGGCCGGCCCACCGATGCCAATGCTCATCCCCATATGTCCTATGACGGTCGGGTCGCGATTGTTCACAACGGCATCATCGAGAACTTTGCGCCGCTGCGCGCAGAGCTGGAGGCCGCGGGCATTGAACTGAAGTCGGAGACGGACTCCGAGGTAGCGGCGCATCTTCTGGCGCGCGCCTACAACGAGGGGGAGACCGCGGGAGATTTCCGGGCGTCGGCCCTGGCCGTGCTGGCTCGCCTCGAGGGTGCCTTTACCTTGCTGTTCATGCATGCCGATCACCCGGACGAGATTATCGCTGCTCGCCGTTCCACCCCGCTCATTGTGGGCGTGGGCGAGAATGAAATGTTCCTCGGCTCGGACGTCGCGGCGTTCATCGAGTTCACCAAGAATGCCGTGGAATTGGATCAGGACAACGTGGTCATCATCACCGCCGATGGCTACGAGGTGCTCAACTTCGATGGTTCCGCCGCCGAGGGTAAGCCCTTCACCATCGACTGGGACCTGGCTGCGGCTGAGAAGGGTGGCTTTGATTCCTTCATGATGAAGGAGATCCACGAGCAGCCCGCCGCCGTCCGCGATACCCTCGCGGGCCACTTCCAGGATGGCCGGGTCGTGTTGGATGAGTCCAATATCTCCGAGAACGATTTGAAGTCCATCAACCAGGTCTTCGTCGTCGCCTGTGGTTCGGCGTATCACTCCGGATTGCTGGCCAAGTACGCCATTGAGCACTGGGTGCGCGTGCCCGTGCAGATCGAGGTGGCTTCTGAGTTCCGTTACCGGGACCCGGTCCTCGATGAGCGGACCTTGGTCCTCGCTATTTCCCAGTCCGGCGAGACCGCCGACACCTTGGAAGCCGTGCGGCATGCGAAGACCCAAGGCGCGAAGGTCCTGGCGGTGTGCAACACCAACGGTTCGCAGATCCCGCGCGAGTCTGACGCGGTGCTGTACACCCATGCCGGGCCGGAAATCGGTGTGGCGTCCACGAAGGCGTTCCTGGCGCAGGTCGCCGCCAACTACATTGTTGGTCTGGCATTGGCGCAGGCCAAGGGCACTAAGTACCCGGATGAGATCGTGGAGATCTGGGAGGCGCTGGAGGAGATCCCGGGCAAGGTGGAGGAGGTGCTGGGTTGCCGCGACACGATCCGGGAGATCTCGGATGCGCTTGGCCAGGTCCGCACCATGCTCTTCCTGGGCCGAAACGTCGGCTACCCCGTGGCCTTGGAGGGTGCGCTCAAGCTCAAGGAGCTGGCCTACATTCACGCCGAGGGCTTCCCGGCGGGCGAGCTCAAGCACGGCCCCATTGCGCTCATCGAGGATGACCTGCCGGTCGTTGTCGTTGTGCCGTCCCCGCGGGGCGTCAAGCTGCTGCATTCGAAGATCGTCTCCAATATCCAGGAGATCCGGGCGCGTGGCGCCAAGACGATCGTCATCGCCGAAGAGGGCGATACCTCGGTCGAGCCCTATGCCAACTGGCTCATCACCATCCCGGAGTCCGCGTCGATCATGCAGCCGCTGCTGGCCACGATCCCGTTGCAGTACCTGGCGGCGGATATCGCCCGGGCCTGCGGTAACGATGACATTGATAAACCGCGCAACCTGGCCAAGTCGGTGACGGTGGAGTAACCCGCCATGACTGCCACGCCACTCACCTTCCGGCACGACACCCTCGGGCAGCGGGTGCTGTTTGGTGCGAATCAGGCGGCCGAGCACGTGGCCGCCGAGATCAACGGCCGGAAGGTGATGGTGGTGGCCAGCCCCCGCGAGATGCGGCGGGCGCGCGAGCTCTTTGCCGATCTGAAGATCGCGGTGTGGCACGAGGATGTGGCCATGCACGTGCCGGTGGAGGTGGCGGACCGTGCCCGGGGCGTCGCAAAGCAGCACGACATTGACCTGCTGGTGGCGGTCGGGGGCGGCTCGGCGGTGGGAACGGCGAAGGCCGTAGCGCTGAGCACGGGGATCGAGCTCATCGCCGTGCCCACCACCTACGCTGGTTCTGAGGCGACGGATGTGTGGGGGATGACGGAGCAGGGCCGCAAAACCACGGGCCAGGACCCGCGGGTGCTGCCCACGGCCGTGATCTACGATTCCACGCTGACGGTTTCCCTGCCCGTGGATCTGTCGGTGGCCTCGGGGCTTAATGCGCTGGCCCATTGTGTCGACTCGCTGTGGGCTCCTCGTGCTGATCCGATCAACGCGGCCCTCGCTACGGAGGGGGCGCGGGCCTTAACCACCGGACTGCCCCGAGTCCATGACAACCCGGTTGACCTGGGTGGGCGTGATCAGTTGCTCTACGGCGCCTACCTCGCCGCAGTGGCGTTTGCCTCGGCGGGGGCGGGAATGCATCACAAGATCTGCCACATCCTCGGCGGTACCTTCAACCTGCCGCACGCCCCCACGCACGCGATCGTCTTGCCCTACGTCGTGGCCTTCAACGAACCGGCCGCCGCAGAACGCCTCGGGGTGGCCTTCGGTGGCCTCGCGGGCCTGCAAGAGTTAAGAAAGCGTATCGACGCCCCGCGGGCCCTGCGCGACGTCGGCTTCACCG is a window from the Corynebacterium testudinoris genome containing:
- a CDS encoding poly(ethylene terephthalate) hydrolase family protein → MSANLKKHLAQLSKRGPHRVLVGDLNYAGLPGKVYTPAEGKGVPAIAFGHDWTKSVKNYHATLRHLASWGIVVTAPDTERGIAPDHRGFSADLETCLQIAAGVKLGHGKVTVSPGKLGVAGHGMGAGAAVLMAANNPTVKAVGALYPAVTTPSSTEAARYVQAPGLVIGSGRNELFDAGNPPKVALNWGGPVAYREITNGNQAGFTEDALFQFSFGLGLPQYSAQDTARGLLTGFLLHELGGEKKYSDFAAPLAEAKHVQSFDGEELADKAAL
- a CDS encoding maleylacetate reductase; the encoded protein is MTATPLTFRHDTLGQRVLFGANQAAEHVAAEINGRKVMVVASPREMRRARELFADLKIAVWHEDVAMHVPVEVADRARGVAKQHDIDLLVAVGGGSAVGTAKAVALSTGIELIAVPTTYAGSEATDVWGMTEQGRKTTGQDPRVLPTAVIYDSTLTVSLPVDLSVASGLNALAHCVDSLWAPRADPINAALATEGARALTTGLPRVHDNPVDLGGRDQLLYGAYLAAVAFASAGAGMHHKICHILGGTFNLPHAPTHAIVLPYVVAFNEPAAAERLGVAFGGLAGLQELRKRIDAPRALRDVGFTAAGIPEVVRQALDAVPASNPRPVTADNLTELLTRALVGAEPAG
- the glmS gene encoding glutamine--fructose-6-phosphate transaminase (isomerizing) — encoded protein: MCGIVGYVGHRQGLNLALEALRRMEYRGYDSSGIAVAGVDADGDQVINMVKRAGKLANLEDKISEVGADNLEGTTAIGHTRWATHGRPTDANAHPHMSYDGRVAIVHNGIIENFAPLRAELEAAGIELKSETDSEVAAHLLARAYNEGETAGDFRASALAVLARLEGAFTLLFMHADHPDEIIAARRSTPLIVGVGENEMFLGSDVAAFIEFTKNAVELDQDNVVIITADGYEVLNFDGSAAEGKPFTIDWDLAAAEKGGFDSFMMKEIHEQPAAVRDTLAGHFQDGRVVLDESNISENDLKSINQVFVVACGSAYHSGLLAKYAIEHWVRVPVQIEVASEFRYRDPVLDERTLVLAISQSGETADTLEAVRHAKTQGAKVLAVCNTNGSQIPRESDAVLYTHAGPEIGVASTKAFLAQVAANYIVGLALAQAKGTKYPDEIVEIWEALEEIPGKVEEVLGCRDTIREISDALGQVRTMLFLGRNVGYPVALEGALKLKELAYIHAEGFPAGELKHGPIALIEDDLPVVVVVPSPRGVKLLHSKIVSNIQEIRARGAKTIVIAEEGDTSVEPYANWLITIPESASIMQPLLATIPLQYLAADIARACGNDDIDKPRNLAKSVTVE